The following proteins are encoded in a genomic region of Columba livia isolate bColLiv1 breed racing homer chromosome 17, bColLiv1.pat.W.v2, whole genome shotgun sequence:
- the PPP1CC gene encoding serine/threonine-protein phosphatase PP1-gamma catalytic subunit yields MADIDKLNIDSIIQRLLEVRGSKPGKNVQLQENEIRGLCLKSREIFLSQPILLELEAPLKICGDIHGQYYDLLRLFEYGGFPPESNYLFLGDYVDRGKQSLETICLLLAYKIKYPENFFLLRGNHECASINRIYGFYDECKRRYNIKLWKTFTDCFNCLPIAAIVDEKIFCCHGGLSPDLQSMEQIRRIMRPTDVPDQGLLCDLLWSDPDKDVLGWGENDRGVSFTFGAEVVAKFLHKHDLDLICRAHQVVEDGYEFFAKRQLVTLFSAPNYCGEFDNAGAMMSVDETLMCSFQILKPAEKKKPNSSRPVTPPRGMITKQAKK; encoded by the exons ATGGCGGATATAGACAAACTCAACATCGACAGCATCATCCAACGGCTGCTGGAGG TGCGAGGATCAAAACCAGGCAAAAATGTCCAACTTCAGGAGAATGAAATTAGAGGACTGTGCTTGAAATCCAGAGAAATCTTTCTCAGTCAGCCTATTTTACTAGAACTTGAAGCTCCGCTGAAAATATGCG GTGACATCCATGGACAGTACTATGACTTGCTTCGACTCTTTGAATATGGAGGTTTTCCACCAGAAAGCAACTACCTGTTCCTTGGTGATTATGTCGACAGAGGAAAACAATCTTTAGAAACAATTTGTCTTCTATTGGCCTACAAAATTAAATACCCAgagaattttttcctcctcagagGGAACCACGAATGTGCCAGCATTAATAGAATTTATGGGTTTTATGATGAAT GTAAGAGAAGATACAATATTAAGCTGTGGAAAACCTTCACAGACTGTTTTAACTGTTTACCTATTGCAGCTATTGTGGATGAGAAAATATTCTGCTGTCATGGGG GCTTGTCACCAGACCTTCAGTCGATGGAACAGATCAGGAGAATTATGCGCCCCACTGATGTACCAGATCAAGGGCTCCTTTGTGATCTCCTCTGGTCTGACCCTGACAAGGACGTCTTAGGATGGGGTGAAAACGACAGAGGAGTGTCCTTCACATTTGGTGCTGAAGTCGTTGCTAAGTTCCTCCACAAACATGATTTGGATCTCATATGTCGAGCTCATCAG gttgTTGAAGATGGATATGAGTTTTTTGCAAAAAGGCAATTGGTAACTCTCTTCTCTGCCCCAAATTACTGTGGAGAATTTGATAATGCAGGTGCCATGATGAGTGTGGACGAAACTCTAATGTGTTCTTTTCAG ATTTTGAAacctgcagagaaaaagaaacccaaTTCCAGCAGACCTGTCACACCTCCCAGGGGTATGATCACAAAACAAGCGAAGAAATAG